The Argiope bruennichi chromosome 9, qqArgBrue1.1, whole genome shotgun sequence genome contains a region encoding:
- the LOC129983872 gene encoding ras GTPase-activating protein nGAP-like isoform X8: MSLPRSFTKMLCSSGRSHEGQETSYEKACSDRRGSAPATPVLGIRTMDSTTPSRFANFFSKRSFKSNPLKRTKSVTKLERKRCTMDGDSVTPSMLRTSRSHESLLQSSPGVLATLDLSHGDVQVAALHSSLIGQENCFQMISSGGTRFYTCRTKEERDQWLYSLRRTIQPNQDNVRRKENSLRIWVLEAKGMSAKKSKYYCEVCLDKTLYARTSSKQKGDMCFWGEYFEFNSLPTVASVYVNLYREADKKKRRDKNVLIGCVHIPVSSINGKHLLEKWYPVTTEKNNSGKDSPSIRIKSRFQTVEVLPLIVYKDLLQYVKSEYKILCEMLEPAISVRAKEDVATTLINIMQKENLAKEFLAELVMFDIEKIGDLHLTFRGNSLATKATEAYMKLLGDKYLQDTLGVFLRMVLDSNDDCEVDPMKVTNNATLLRQQSHLMTYVEMVWVKIINSSSNFPHELREVFYECRKRLTASGKEELCDNLISASIFLRFLCPAILSPSLFNLSQEYPQGKSARNLTLVAKTIQTLANFTRFGGKESFMEFMNGFVEKEWSTMKAFLRQISSLKQTLDYFKFQSPPAKEFNKRNEFEGYIDIGKELAILHNLMVENLPRVNQKVYYDHIDTLQQILDGISAALGNAPTTKNNLIPSSSSNSHTDHNSNSINNENVTLKLNEHSNMKNPHREIVQTYVMNSVRNTNGDLDYHSLTTVNQKMTPVNHLNRPSTLPRNAYLLGSSRKAAPDLTTSDDYVLYSAFDADTGLDPSIDNNDTQVNKVDSNNLTKSCIYGELKSPQHRPSLSSSYSEKKNLDSHTPPTQRNGITLTNALLNANFSKVSPKTRERKEPVKRSLSSNGQGSESGEMEVTNHKGSQISISQVSKQLSNVASSGYQSFPYSQSSSPVDPELQADKSQTNGSSNTQNPPLAFNNPMYHFPTPTGPLPWEPCNRQARKNLRLSHLTSFSSLSAEDISVFGPTSLANADSSLTLSVEGCNCASSSSSSGTASCSSTPPRERRSNQFKSTAPRTNPRYSGGTHLCCSATIGCSPRLATRALSHPTRSLHHHHYKQCFSNESYLRRRQKNSNTTLSNSQDKENIESNGTDPNKNIQMTDASSGTKTENNNCKTIEENLQLDCNFQYEREVEELRNMMQNLQVKLSEAEEKLSKQESATEKVVADWQARLEAGEERLRRQQDEKDQQMKNIITRLITVEEELRREQQEMQGVILAKQKVIDAQERKLQTLDAANTRLLAALAQLKERYQLQGRNGLVSSSPTSPAKLAVIENGDIRFKSSSC; this comes from the exons aattttttctcCAAACGCTCCTTTAAAAGCAACCCTTTGAAACGAACTAAAAGTGTGACAAAGCTAGAGCGTAAAAGATGTACGATGGATGGTGACAG TGTGACACCTTCTATGCTACGAACATCTCGATCCCACGAATCCCTCCTCCAGTCTAGTCCTGGTGTGTTGGCCACTCTTGACCTCTCCCATGGAGATGTACAGGTGGCAGCCCTTCACAGCAGTCTCATTGGTCAAGAAAATTGTTTCCAGATGATCTCTAGTGGAGGCACTCGCTTCTATACTTGTCGGACGAAAGAAGAGAGAGATCAATGGTTGTACAG TCTGAGGAGAACTATCCAGCCTAACCAAGACAATGTTAGACGGAAAGAAAACTCTTTAAGAATTTGGGTTCTAGAAGCGAAAGGAATGTCTGCAAAAAAGAG caaatattacTGCGAAGTATGCTTAGACAAGACATTATATGCTAGAACTTCATCAAAACAGAAAGGAGATATGTGTTTTTGGGGTGAATATTTTGAGTTCAA tAGTCTACCTACTGTTGCCAGTGTTTATGTAAATTTGTACAGAGAAGCGGACAAGAAGAAGCGGAGggacaaaaatgttttaattg GTTGTGTACATATTCCTGTCTCTAGtataaatggaaaacatttgCTTGAAAAATG GTATCCTGTAACAACAGAGAAAAACAATAGTGGGAAAGACAGCCCTTCCATCAGAATCAAATCTCGTTTCCAGACTGTAGAAGTGTTGCCTCTCATTGTATACAAAGATCTTTTACAG tatgTGAAGTCTGAGTATAAAATTCTGTGTGAAATGCTGGAGCCTGCCATAAGTGTCCGAGCAAAG gAGGATGTTGCtacaacattaataaatataatgcaaaaagaaaatttggcTAAGGAATTTCTGGCAGAACTTGTTAtgtttgatattgaaaaaattg GTGACCTTCATTTGACTTTCAGAGGAAATTCTCTAGCCACTAAAGCTACTGAAGCATATATGAAACTCTTAGGTGATAAG TACCTACAAGATACTTTGGGCGTTTTTCTCAGAATGGTTTTAGATTCAAACGATGACTGTGAA GTTGACCCTATGAAAGTTACGAACAATGCTACTTTGTTGCGTCAGCAGTCACATTTGATGACTTATGTAGAAATGGTTTGGGTAAAGATCATTAATTCCTCATCAAACTTCCCTCA tGAACTCCGTGAAGTGTTCTACGAGTGTCGAAAGCGACTGACTGCCAGCGGCAAAGAAGAACTTTGTGATAACTTGATCAGTGCATCCATCTTTCTCAGGTTCCTTTGCCCTGCTATTTTGTCACCCAGTCTCTTCAACCTTTCTCAAG agtATCCTCAGGGTAAATCTGCTAGAAATTTGACTTTGGTAGCTAAAACTATTCAGACCTTAGCAAATTTCACCAG atTTGGAGGCAAAGAAAGTTTTATGGAATTCATGAATGGCTTTGTTGAAAAGGAGTGGAGtacaatgaaagcatttttaagacaaatttcT AGTTTGAAACAAActcttgattattttaaatttcagagtcCTCCAGCCAAAGAATTCAATAAACGAAATGAATTTGAAGGATACATTGACATTGGAAAGGAACTGGCCATTCTGCATAATCTCATGGTTGAAAATCTACCAAGGGTCAACCAAAAG gtCTATTATGATCATATCGATACGTTGCAACAAATTTTGGATGGTATCTCTGCAGCTTTAGGCAATGCTCCTACAACGAAAAACAACCTCATTCCATCTTCTAGCTCTAATTCCCATACAGATCATAATAGCAATtctataaacaatgaaaatgtgaCTCTGAAACTGAATGAACATTCGAACATGAAGAATCCCCACCGTGAAATAGTACAGACTTATGTTATGAATAGTGTTCGAAATACAAATGGAGATCTCGATTATCATTCCTTGACAACTGTCAATCAGAAAATGACACCTGTTAATCACCTCAATAGACCTTCAACACTTCCACG caatgcATATTTACTTGGAAGTAGTAGGAAAGCTGCACCTGATTTGACCACATCTGATGATTATGTTCTCTACAGTGCATTTGATGCTGATACCGGGCTTGATCCCTCTATTGATAACAATGACACCCAGGTAAACAAAGTGGATTCAAACAATCTGACCAAGTCCTGTATATATGGAGAATTGAAGAGCCCTCAGCACAGGCCCAGTCTTTCTTCCTCTTACAGTGAGAAAAAGAATCTAGATTCTCATACTCCTCCCACCCAAAGAAATGGTATCACTCTGACAAATGCTCTTCTCAATGCGAATTTCTCGAAAGTCTCTCCAAAGACCCGAGAAAGGAAAGAACCTGTGAAACGCTCCTTGTCCAGCAATGGGCAAGGGAGTGAGTCAGGTGAAATGGAAGTAACAAATCATAAAGGAAGCCAGATTTCAATTAGTCAAGTAAGTAAACAG cTGTCCAATGTGGCTTCTTCAGGTTACCAGTCTTTCCCATATAGCCAGTCGAGCTCACCTGTAGATCCTGAATTACAGGCAGACAAATCCCAAACAAATGGAAGCAGCAACACCCAGAATCCACCTCTGGCATTTAACAATCCCATGTATCATTTCCCAACTCCCACTGGTCCCTTGCCTTGGGAGCCCTGCAACCGTCAAGCAAGGAAGAATCTCAGACTCTCTCATCTCACCTCCTTTAGCAGTCTCAGTGCAGAGGATATATCTGTCTTTGGACCCACCTCTTTAG CAAATGCAGATTCTTCTTTGACATTATCTGTAGAAGGTTGTAACTGCGCTTCAAGTTCATCATCTTCGGGAACTGCAAGCTGCAGTTCAACACCTCCAAGAGAACGTCGCAGTAATCAGTTCAAATCTACTGCACCACGTACCAATCCACGTTACTCAGGTGGTACTCACCTGTGCTGTAGCGCTACAATTGGATGCTCACCTCGACTTGCTACCAGAGCTCTGTCTCACCCCACTCGATCACTACATCACCACCATTACAAACAGTGCTTCTCAAATGAGTCCTACTTAAGACGAAGGCAGAAAAACTCGAATACAACTTTGAGCAATTCTCaggataaagaaaatattga GTCAAATGGAACtgatccaaataaaaatattcaaatgacgGATGCATCCTCTGGCACTaagactgaaaataataattgcaaaaccATAGAAGAG AATTTACAGTTGGACTGTAATTTTCAGTATGAGAGAGAAGTGGAGGAATTGCGTAACATGATGCAGAATCTTCAAGTGAAGCTTTCTGAGGCAGAGGAGAAGCTATCAAAACAGGAAAGTGCTACGGAGAAGGTGGTTGCTGATTGGCAAGCCAGGCTAGAAGCTGGGGAAGAAAGGTTACGCAGACAGCAAGACGAAAAGGATCAAcaaatgaagaatataattaCCAG gCTGATAACAGTGGAGGAGGAGTTGCGGCGTGAGCAACAAGAAATGCAAGGGGTCATTTTGGCCAAGCAAAAAGTCATTGATGCTCAGGAGAGGAAACTGCAGACTCTTGATGCTGCAAACACGCGACTGCTTGCAGCCCTGGCACAACTCAAGGAACGATACCAACTACAAGGGCGCAACGGCTTGGTGTCATCCTCACCGACATCTCCGGCTAAACTTGCTGTTATCGAAAATGGCGACATTCGCTTTAAAAGCAGTTCTTGCTGA
- the LOC129983872 gene encoding ras GTPase-activating protein nGAP-like isoform X5 translates to MSTLSNSSSDDLSSTDKNPFRGRRFARAFFSSCMGLPRNNAAYAANSDFEWDTVSETSYEKACSDRRGSAPATPVLGIRTMDSTTPSRFANFFSKRSFKSNPLKRTKSVTKLERKRCTMDGDSVTPSMLRTSRSHESLLQSSPGVLATLDLSHGDVQVAALHSSLIGQENCFQMISSGGTRFYTCRTKEERDQWLYSLRRTIQPNQDNVRRKENSLRIWVLEAKGMSAKKSKYYCEVCLDKTLYARTSSKQKGDMCFWGEYFEFNSLPTVASVYVNLYREADKKKRRDKNVLIGCVHIPVSSINGKHLLEKWYPVTTEKNNSGKDSPSIRIKSRFQTVEVLPLIVYKDLLQYVKSEYKILCEMLEPAISVRAKEDVATTLINIMQKENLAKEFLAELVMFDIEKIGDLHLTFRGNSLATKATEAYMKLLGDKYLQDTLGVFLRMVLDSNDDCEVDPMKVTNNATLLRQQSHLMTYVEMVWVKIINSSSNFPHELREVFYECRKRLTASGKEELCDNLISASIFLRFLCPAILSPSLFNLSQEYPQGKSARNLTLVAKTIQTLANFTRFGGKESFMEFMNGFVEKEWSTMKAFLRQISSLKQTLDYFKFQSPPAKEFNKRNEFEGYIDIGKELAILHNLMVENLPRVNQKVYYDHIDTLQQILDGISAALGNAPTTKNNLIPSSSSNSHTDHNSNSINNENVTLKLNEHSNMKNPHREIVQTYVMNSVRNTNGDLDYHSLTTVNQKMTPVNHLNRPSTLPRNAYLLGSSRKAAPDLTTSDDYVLYSAFDADTGLDPSIDNNDTQVNKVDSNNLTKSCIYGELKSPQHRPSLSSSYSEKKNLDSHTPPTQRNGITLTNALLNANFSKVSPKTRERKEPVKRSLSSNGQGSESGEMEVTNHKGSQISISQVSKQLSNVASSGYQSFPYSQSSSPVDPELQADKSQTNGSSNTQNPPLAFNNPMYHFPTPTGPLPWEPCNRQARKNLRLSHLTSFSSLSAEDISVFGPTSLANADSSLTLSVEGCNCASSSSSSGTASCSSTPPRERRSNQFKSTAPRTNPRYSGGTHLCCSATIGCSPRLATRALSHPTRSLHHHHYKQCFSNESYLRRRQKNSNTTLSNSQDKENIESNGTDPNKNIQMTDASSGTKTENNNCKTIEENLQLDCNFQYEREVEELRNMMQNLQVKLSEAEEKLSKQESATEKVVADWQARLEAGEERLRRQQDEKDQQMKNIITRLITVEEELRREQQEMQGVILAKQKVIDAQERKLQTLDAANTRLLAALAQLKERYQLQGRNGLVSSSPTSPAKLAVIENGDIRFKSSSC, encoded by the exons aattttttctcCAAACGCTCCTTTAAAAGCAACCCTTTGAAACGAACTAAAAGTGTGACAAAGCTAGAGCGTAAAAGATGTACGATGGATGGTGACAG TGTGACACCTTCTATGCTACGAACATCTCGATCCCACGAATCCCTCCTCCAGTCTAGTCCTGGTGTGTTGGCCACTCTTGACCTCTCCCATGGAGATGTACAGGTGGCAGCCCTTCACAGCAGTCTCATTGGTCAAGAAAATTGTTTCCAGATGATCTCTAGTGGAGGCACTCGCTTCTATACTTGTCGGACGAAAGAAGAGAGAGATCAATGGTTGTACAG TCTGAGGAGAACTATCCAGCCTAACCAAGACAATGTTAGACGGAAAGAAAACTCTTTAAGAATTTGGGTTCTAGAAGCGAAAGGAATGTCTGCAAAAAAGAG caaatattacTGCGAAGTATGCTTAGACAAGACATTATATGCTAGAACTTCATCAAAACAGAAAGGAGATATGTGTTTTTGGGGTGAATATTTTGAGTTCAA tAGTCTACCTACTGTTGCCAGTGTTTATGTAAATTTGTACAGAGAAGCGGACAAGAAGAAGCGGAGggacaaaaatgttttaattg GTTGTGTACATATTCCTGTCTCTAGtataaatggaaaacatttgCTTGAAAAATG GTATCCTGTAACAACAGAGAAAAACAATAGTGGGAAAGACAGCCCTTCCATCAGAATCAAATCTCGTTTCCAGACTGTAGAAGTGTTGCCTCTCATTGTATACAAAGATCTTTTACAG tatgTGAAGTCTGAGTATAAAATTCTGTGTGAAATGCTGGAGCCTGCCATAAGTGTCCGAGCAAAG gAGGATGTTGCtacaacattaataaatataatgcaaaaagaaaatttggcTAAGGAATTTCTGGCAGAACTTGTTAtgtttgatattgaaaaaattg GTGACCTTCATTTGACTTTCAGAGGAAATTCTCTAGCCACTAAAGCTACTGAAGCATATATGAAACTCTTAGGTGATAAG TACCTACAAGATACTTTGGGCGTTTTTCTCAGAATGGTTTTAGATTCAAACGATGACTGTGAA GTTGACCCTATGAAAGTTACGAACAATGCTACTTTGTTGCGTCAGCAGTCACATTTGATGACTTATGTAGAAATGGTTTGGGTAAAGATCATTAATTCCTCATCAAACTTCCCTCA tGAACTCCGTGAAGTGTTCTACGAGTGTCGAAAGCGACTGACTGCCAGCGGCAAAGAAGAACTTTGTGATAACTTGATCAGTGCATCCATCTTTCTCAGGTTCCTTTGCCCTGCTATTTTGTCACCCAGTCTCTTCAACCTTTCTCAAG agtATCCTCAGGGTAAATCTGCTAGAAATTTGACTTTGGTAGCTAAAACTATTCAGACCTTAGCAAATTTCACCAG atTTGGAGGCAAAGAAAGTTTTATGGAATTCATGAATGGCTTTGTTGAAAAGGAGTGGAGtacaatgaaagcatttttaagacaaatttcT AGTTTGAAACAAActcttgattattttaaatttcagagtcCTCCAGCCAAAGAATTCAATAAACGAAATGAATTTGAAGGATACATTGACATTGGAAAGGAACTGGCCATTCTGCATAATCTCATGGTTGAAAATCTACCAAGGGTCAACCAAAAG gtCTATTATGATCATATCGATACGTTGCAACAAATTTTGGATGGTATCTCTGCAGCTTTAGGCAATGCTCCTACAACGAAAAACAACCTCATTCCATCTTCTAGCTCTAATTCCCATACAGATCATAATAGCAATtctataaacaatgaaaatgtgaCTCTGAAACTGAATGAACATTCGAACATGAAGAATCCCCACCGTGAAATAGTACAGACTTATGTTATGAATAGTGTTCGAAATACAAATGGAGATCTCGATTATCATTCCTTGACAACTGTCAATCAGAAAATGACACCTGTTAATCACCTCAATAGACCTTCAACACTTCCACG caatgcATATTTACTTGGAAGTAGTAGGAAAGCTGCACCTGATTTGACCACATCTGATGATTATGTTCTCTACAGTGCATTTGATGCTGATACCGGGCTTGATCCCTCTATTGATAACAATGACACCCAGGTAAACAAAGTGGATTCAAACAATCTGACCAAGTCCTGTATATATGGAGAATTGAAGAGCCCTCAGCACAGGCCCAGTCTTTCTTCCTCTTACAGTGAGAAAAAGAATCTAGATTCTCATACTCCTCCCACCCAAAGAAATGGTATCACTCTGACAAATGCTCTTCTCAATGCGAATTTCTCGAAAGTCTCTCCAAAGACCCGAGAAAGGAAAGAACCTGTGAAACGCTCCTTGTCCAGCAATGGGCAAGGGAGTGAGTCAGGTGAAATGGAAGTAACAAATCATAAAGGAAGCCAGATTTCAATTAGTCAAGTAAGTAAACAG cTGTCCAATGTGGCTTCTTCAGGTTACCAGTCTTTCCCATATAGCCAGTCGAGCTCACCTGTAGATCCTGAATTACAGGCAGACAAATCCCAAACAAATGGAAGCAGCAACACCCAGAATCCACCTCTGGCATTTAACAATCCCATGTATCATTTCCCAACTCCCACTGGTCCCTTGCCTTGGGAGCCCTGCAACCGTCAAGCAAGGAAGAATCTCAGACTCTCTCATCTCACCTCCTTTAGCAGTCTCAGTGCAGAGGATATATCTGTCTTTGGACCCACCTCTTTAG CAAATGCAGATTCTTCTTTGACATTATCTGTAGAAGGTTGTAACTGCGCTTCAAGTTCATCATCTTCGGGAACTGCAAGCTGCAGTTCAACACCTCCAAGAGAACGTCGCAGTAATCAGTTCAAATCTACTGCACCACGTACCAATCCACGTTACTCAGGTGGTACTCACCTGTGCTGTAGCGCTACAATTGGATGCTCACCTCGACTTGCTACCAGAGCTCTGTCTCACCCCACTCGATCACTACATCACCACCATTACAAACAGTGCTTCTCAAATGAGTCCTACTTAAGACGAAGGCAGAAAAACTCGAATACAACTTTGAGCAATTCTCaggataaagaaaatattga GTCAAATGGAACtgatccaaataaaaatattcaaatgacgGATGCATCCTCTGGCACTaagactgaaaataataattgcaaaaccATAGAAGAG AATTTACAGTTGGACTGTAATTTTCAGTATGAGAGAGAAGTGGAGGAATTGCGTAACATGATGCAGAATCTTCAAGTGAAGCTTTCTGAGGCAGAGGAGAAGCTATCAAAACAGGAAAGTGCTACGGAGAAGGTGGTTGCTGATTGGCAAGCCAGGCTAGAAGCTGGGGAAGAAAGGTTACGCAGACAGCAAGACGAAAAGGATCAAcaaatgaagaatataattaCCAG gCTGATAACAGTGGAGGAGGAGTTGCGGCGTGAGCAACAAGAAATGCAAGGGGTCATTTTGGCCAAGCAAAAAGTCATTGATGCTCAGGAGAGGAAACTGCAGACTCTTGATGCTGCAAACACGCGACTGCTTGCAGCCCTGGCACAACTCAAGGAACGATACCAACTACAAGGGCGCAACGGCTTGGTGTCATCCTCACCGACATCTCCGGCTAAACTTGCTGTTATCGAAAATGGCGACATTCGCTTTAAAAGCAGTTCTTGCTGA